DNA sequence from the Pedobacter sp. W3I1 genome:
TGATAAGATGCATCTTCTAAAAATTCCTGTTCAAAAACGTATGTAAGTTCGATCATAAGCTATTTTCAATTGTTTATCGGCAAATTATTAAGTCGTATCAGTTTATTAATGGTATCAGCAAAACGTTTCATTGAAATCGGTTTACCAAGATAACATTCAAAGCAAGAATCTATTTTTCTCACTTCATTTTCGAGTTGGGCGGATGCATAGATCACAAACCTGGCTTTCGAGCGGAGATGCTGGGATAGTTCAGTACCCTTCATTCCATCCATATCTATATCTAAAAAAAGAAAATCGATTTTATCTCCGGCACTAATTGTTTTTAAGGCATCAAAGGGATTATTAAAGGCGCTAAACAGTTTTAAAAAACGGATACCTGCAATATAGTCGTGAAGTACATCAATCGCGTGCTGTTCATCATCAACAATTGCACAGCTGTAATACATAGGCAAATTAAGATAGGCTGTACAAATGTTAACAATGCAGGCCTCAATTCCTATTGTCAGATGCAAAAAGGGTAAAATTACGGTAATAACGGGCATACTAATCAGACGGTATATCAATTTGTGTACCTTTTCCGTGGTAAATTCAGTAACACAACATTTGCGGCTATCTTATTAAAATCAGCAATCTCACGGTGTTTCCCGCTGATATTGCTGATTTACGCAGAACCTATTGCATTTTACCATTAAGCAGTTAAGGACATTAAGACTCTATTGTAAATCATCTGCGAGAATCTTCATAAATCTGCGGGAATTCAATCGCGTCATGTCCCGCTGATATCGCTGATCTACGCAGAACCTATTGCATTTTTACCATTAAGTAATTAAGGGTATTAAGACTCTATTGTAAATCATCTGCGAGAATCTTCTTAAATCTGCGGGAAACCAATCGCTCCATGTCCCGCTGATATCGCTGATCTACGCAGAACCTATTGCATTTTTACCATTAAGTAATTAAGGACATTAAGACATGAATGTCAATCATCTGCGATTATTTTCTTAAATCTGAGGGAAACCAATCGCTCCATGTTTCCCGCGGATGTCGCTGATCTACGCAGAACCTATTGCATTTTTTACCATTAAGGAATTAAGGGTATTAAGACTCTATTGTAAATCATTTGCGAGAATCTTCTTAAATCTGCGGGAATTCAATCGCGTCATGTCCCGCTGATATCGCTGATTTACGCAGAACCTATTGCATTTTACCATTAGGCAGTTAAGGACATTAAGACTCTATTGTAAATCATCTGCGAGAATCTTCTTAAATCTGCGGGAAACCAATCGCTCCATGTTTCCCGCTGATGTCGCTGATCTACGCAGAACCTATTGCATTTTTATTATTGAGTTTTCTTTAAACGATAAGCTTCGATGATTTTATAAAAAATCTGATGGTTAGGATATACACCCATAAAGGCTTCCGAACCGGGACCATAGGCAAATACAGGCACCATGATATTGGTATGATCATCTGTGCTGAAATTACCCCGAACGGTTCCTTTTCTGTAAGAGGCATCCAGGAGCGACAGTCCTCCGGTTTCATGATCGGCAGTTACAATTACCAACGTTTCCCCATCCAAATCGGCAAACTTTAAGGCTTCACCCACCAGGCGGTCGAAATCTTGTTGTTCGGTTACCGCGAAAGGCAAATCGTTTGCATGCCCGCCGTGATCGATTTGTGCCCCTTCTGCCATGATAAAAAATCCTTTTTTATTTTTCGAGAGCAATTCAACCGTTTTTAAGAACGAAGTCTTCAGCATTTCTCCCCGGCCTTCCAATATTTTCCGGGTAGCAGAATCGTCTAAAAGTACTACTTGTTTAGCTGCATTTGAGGCAACAAAACTTTTTAGGTCTTTCTGCAGTGCATAACCCCTGGCCGAAATTTTATCCATCAGTTTTTGATCTGGATTCTCGGTAAAACTTTTGCGTTTCGAACCAACTAAAACATCAACATGACTGTTCTGAAAATCGGCTGCAATTTCCTTCGTCATGGATCGTTCAAGCTGATGAGCATAAAATGCTGCAGGCGTAGCATCGGTAATATCGCCACTGCTGATGATCCCACTTGTAAGACCATAAAGAGCTAAAATATCAGGAATAGATTGAAGTGCTTTACCCGTAGAATCGACGCTGATGTAGCGGTTATTGGTTTTATGCCCTGTAGCCATAGCCGTTGCACCTGCTGCAGAATCAGTAAAATCTGAATTGGAAGCTTCAGTACGTGAAAGGCCCAGGTGTTTAATCGTGATGATATTGGATTGACCAAAATTAGCACTCAAGCCTGCCTGAATCTGTGCCAGCCCCATGCCATCTCCTATTAAAAGAATTACATTTTTGGCTTTGGTTTTTAATCCGTCGCTTTTGTAAGTTGGCTGATAAGGCTGATATGCCTTCGGATTGCTGTACTCGAGCTTAGCCCTGTTTTGATAAAAATCTTTTAGCAATACCGGATGATCTGTACCGATCCAATCAACGCCCATATGTTCCAATTCTTTCCAGCTGTTCGGGCTATCTTTGGTTGCCCAAAAACGGAAAGGTTTACCCATTGCATGTACTTTGGCAATTACCGCTTTCATTTTTTCTAAATCGGTTGGTGTTGGAGTGCCTTTTCCGTTCCATACCGAATAATGGGAAATATCATCGCTGATCATCCCAACGTGCATTAACTGTTCACTTGTGTATTGATTTGCAGGACGTCCATCGAAACTGATGAGTGATGGATAATCCTTAAACTTTTCGGCGGGTGGAACGGCTCCACTCATTACAATTTTAATGGCTGAAGGATTGATCTGTTGATCGAAAACAAATTCATTACCTTTTAAATCGGCCAGTAATTTCGGAATGACGTGTTCATAATCCTCCTTTATATCGATTACCACTTGAAGTTTTTGTTTCGGATCAGCATAAGGATGGTTGGCATGATCTTTAAAAAATGCCACCAATGGATCGATATATAATTTTTTCAATGTTTTGCCTGAAGTGATTTCGCTGCTGTCGTGTGCAACAAACAACTCTCCATTACGATAAAACACATCTGCTTCGATAGATCCCATACCAGCATAATAAGCCTCCAATAAAGGAATTTGCTGCTTATAATCATTATGACTGTGTCCGTTACCGGCATTCAGTTTCTGCTGCGCAGAAACTGAATGTACACCTAAACCCAATAATAAAAAGAGGATCAGTTTATTCGGTTTTACCATCCCTCATTCTGTTTAATTACACCAGCACTGTTATCAATTTCTCTTTGCGGTACTGCCCATACATTGTGTACCTGTGGGTTGAAAGTTCTGGCTGGCCAGATTACGCTCCCATCAAAATCGTGCAAAGGTTTTGCATAAGCAGCCTGTGCATCGCCCCATCTTACCAAATCGCGGTGACGATCAGCCCATTCTCCGGCCAGTTCATTACGGCGTTCGCGCTTAAGGTCGTCAATCGTCATTCCTGTTTTGGCGGCTAAACCTGCACGTAGTCTGATTTTGTTCAGTTCGCTATCGCCGGCACCTGCACCGCTCAGGCTAATTGCAGCTTCTGCTTTGATTAGCAATACTTCAGCATAACGCATTAAGGGTACATTTAAATCTGTTGTACCATTGTCGCCGTTAGGATTAACATGCGTTGGAATTGGATTAGCGTATGAAAACGGCTCC
Encoded proteins:
- a CDS encoding LytTR family DNA-binding domain-containing protein; translation: MYYSCAIVDDEQHAIDVLHDYIAGIRFLKLFSAFNNPFDALKTISAGDKIDFLFLDIDMDGMKGTELSQHLRSKARFVIYASAQLENEVRKIDSCFECYLGKPISMKRFADTINKLIRLNNLPINN
- a CDS encoding alkaline phosphatase, coding for MVKPNKLILFLLLGLGVHSVSAQQKLNAGNGHSHNDYKQQIPLLEAYYAGMGSIEADVFYRNGELFVAHDSSEITSGKTLKKLYIDPLVAFFKDHANHPYADPKQKLQVVIDIKEDYEHVIPKLLADLKGNEFVFDQQINPSAIKIVMSGAVPPAEKFKDYPSLISFDGRPANQYTSEQLMHVGMISDDISHYSVWNGKGTPTPTDLEKMKAVIAKVHAMGKPFRFWATKDSPNSWKELEHMGVDWIGTDHPVLLKDFYQNRAKLEYSNPKAYQPYQPTYKSDGLKTKAKNVILLIGDGMGLAQIQAGLSANFGQSNIITIKHLGLSRTEASNSDFTDSAAGATAMATGHKTNNRYISVDSTGKALQSIPDILALYGLTSGIISSGDITDATPAAFYAHQLERSMTKEIAADFQNSHVDVLVGSKRKSFTENPDQKLMDKISARGYALQKDLKSFVASNAAKQVVLLDDSATRKILEGRGEMLKTSFLKTVELLSKNKKGFFIMAEGAQIDHGGHANDLPFAVTEQQDFDRLVGEALKFADLDGETLVIVTADHETGGLSLLDASYRKGTVRGNFSTDDHTNIMVPVFAYGPGSEAFMGVYPNHQIFYKIIEAYRLKKTQ